Genomic DNA from Setaria italica strain Yugu1 chromosome V, Setaria_italica_v2.0, whole genome shotgun sequence:
ccgcgcagttttgtctctggctcgcgaccaagtgggttctcccgcccccttccccaatggcagcggaagcccctctgcaacctttctgcagagcctcgcctcccgcgcccatcatcacgccgccagatcccggccccagagcccgatgtcgcccgtcttttccgtcacttcgaacacagtcgcgccgcctggtctccgctacacgacgattcctccgtcgccaaccccgaccgcggcagcgacagctcctttccccgccctgtcagaagccgcctgaCAATCTgctgctccgcgctcgcccgcgcgcccgcagctgcctgtcttctcacctgtgcgccctcaatTCTAGCGCCATTAAACCGGTcacttctatcaaatcttccgcacgacgacgccctccttccgccaaatctcaaccaccggtctacccgctcctacgccgccctgacggcagagcccaatgactgctggcgtcacccccggagtcttgcaccaccgccctcgtcgttCAAtagccgccccggcagagcactccattgcttctcctcggccttcgcgccgctccccttctctctctccctcgccgcttcctttctcagtttcagcagctataaaaggaatgcaccagtcGCCGGAATTCCCTCCGCCATTATTGCTTTCAGCCAttctctctcgctccctgctcaagctcctagcgccacacaccaagttcctgaggagctctgctctcagattctctctcagttttctccaagtcacccagcagcttgctcctccgtgctacgtaaaagctctcttgtgatcagcaagaagcgccgccgcagTAGCTttccggtcttagccgttgttcaagctttagtccctccgcccaagtctgcttctttccgaccccaagctttcctttcaggaagaaggtgagttgccgaccccagtccccttcgcctgacccctcctatccgcccgaccccggttccgtctcgcccgaccctgtctgttccgccgacccttatccgcctcgcccgagggttcggctgtgatctttttcttcaacccgagggtgtatgtgtaaaacttaggaactcttcagcgcttgcgtctgaggacccctagtataccacatcctctagtttaaggatcagagCATAAGTTCATTTCCAacccttgccttttgatcttcaccagctcttttaaacctccctaccctcctgctctttgtcgcgagtttctgggctcaggcgagccagtgttgctgttgagataaccgtctatgctaacccttgcattgcattcgtgtagagatgcacctcgctgacggcttctacgagctacacccggcgcccgaagaagaagctgtagctgagctcctgcccgctgaagccgaagtcgcccccgaagtggagcagtttccttcctctttgcttgaaggcaagccccgattgcatgaaaaccctgtgtgatttaccagacttgcgcatgccttctgtaacatgcttgtgcatttacgtataggagttgtttgaaaccctagatgcatgacttagttatccccatgatctgagcactagctgttggaccgagtagttgcgttgcttaactaggagacggtaaaagccgagtgattccctgtcactcgcgagttgtaggagttggatgtctatctttctgttacaactataaggacgatggacggggcagggttttggtaactctttggtggtcggatggttgccccgtctgtctatgaaatcttgctaaggcccgacagtggtggtgttcgtgatcaagtgtttgaaagtactagcctcatacttagtatgggatgaggaagcctagtaccggattgaacctagacgtgagcggtcgccccattgttcttggaacggagtttcccctgctggttgtcgcacgtggtggcaagcgtggtcacagggcggcaaaggccgggtctgtggaaccttgcaccaaagaaaatgggcccgacacgggttaggggattgatggggaaggccgacacaggaagcgacctccgggtgcgaggatgtcgtgaggctaggttcaccatgcatggttaaagaactcgaatcgattcgtctgcctctcacagtttgagattgcttgatcgctatgtcaccctgagtaaatgaggaatctgatgatgacatgtttgttgatatatctattcATCTTGTTtagttctatgattgcttagaataggttgcaaaacctagactggtaaatgaacctagaaccggagctaaaacttgaaaatagggttactggtgcttttggcaaacaaacccccttAGCCAAGAAGCcccgcatgtctagaaggaggagtagtttttactcctatcggttaagtcttgttgagcttagtagctcagccttgttgtggctcctgtttttcaggtgaggttgctgcttccgacccctcttttgctggcgcttggccaccccagctcccgccgggctggacggtcgagtgggatccttcctcggacggcgaggagaggaaccagtgatgtcccggttggcctcaccagggacgtccgaccccgacgaagtcttccgctagtgtttacccctgtcgtttctttttgaatcttgtaaaactctgatgttggattttatggtcgaactaaatgggtaaatttgcctaactcagtggactcgttgtattctctggaaccactcaccttcgtgtgggtttgctaaactcgatcctgttcaagtggttaattcggatgaaatccgacggcacttcgtgttaacttggattaggcaggagtgtcgcatgttaggcggcttaaccctgcgtgatcaagctaatccgaagtggatccgccacacttcTTCAGCCATAGCCATCGTAGACGGAGGGCGAAGGACGCCAGCCTGAGGTCCAATAGACCCAAGCCACCATAGTCAGTAGGCCTGCAAACTGTTGGCCAGGCAACTGTACAGTGAGCACCTAAGGCTTTTTCTTTGCCAGTCCACAGGAAACCGCGGCGCCTTTTGTCAATCACCTCTAGGACCTAGTCTGGCATTTTCAATGAAATGAGTGTGTGAATAGGTATTGAAGTCATGACCACCCTAACTGTCGTCAGTCGGCCGGCTTTGTTCATCAACGGCGCCTTCCATGTGGGCATACTAGCTGTTACTCGACCGATCAACGGTTGGAAGTGTGCCTTCCTTAATCTACCAACTGTCAATGGTAGCCCCAAATATTGAATGGGAAATTCAGAAACCTTGGCTGGCAAAATTTCATTGATTGCTTCAATCTGCTGTCGAGAGCATGCTATGGGCGCCACCAAGCTTTTCTGAAAATTGGTGTGCAGGCCAGACGCATTTCCAAAGAAGAGTAAAATTTCCCTAACCGTGACCATGTCCTGAATTGTCGGTGAAGCAAAAAGGATCACATCGTCTGCATATAAAGAACATTGGTGCTGTATGCCATGATCGACCGGTGCAGCCAAAACACCTTGCTGGACTGCTCTTTTGAACAGACGGTGCAGCATCTCCATCAGAAGGATGAAGATCATGGGGGATAGGGGTCCCCCTGCCGTAGCCCCCTCATATTGCGAATAACACCTCCTGGCACTCCGTTGACTAATacccttgttgttgttgttgatacCAGTATAGATACCCAATCTCGAAATTTTCCCCCAAAACCCAGGGCTTGCAGGACCTGCAGCATGAACGGCCAACAAACCGTGTCAAATGCCTTTGAGATATCCAACTTGAGCAGCACAGAGGCTTTTTTCTTCTTGTGTAATGATCTAGCAGCTTGCTCTACAAACTTGAAACTGTCATGGATGGATCTCTTCATAATGAAGGCGCTTTGATTTACATCCACTAAGTGTTCAAGTTCAGGCGCTAGCCTGTTGGCCAAAAGCTTAGCAATAAGCTTAGCAAAACTATGTATCAAGCTAATAGACCTGTAGTCTGATGGAGATATTCTCAGGCTAATGATAGATCTAGTAATTTCTGGATAATATGGCTTAACAAGAAGTCTTATTTTGAGTCAAGAGTAAAGGATGGAGATATTCCTTACTCCTTTTGATGAAGTATTAAGAGCTTGCAAGCGCCACTGAAATACATTTCTCAACATCTAACTGGATGAATCTTATTGGTGATACACTAGTAATGCTTCAGACAACAAAAATAGCTTTACATTTCTTCACCCACTATTTCTTTGAACGTAGACGCATGAGAAGGCGAGGCTAAAGAAGAAGGTACGCGCCAAACCAGTTTCTGATAGACATCCTGCATTGATGGCCTTGATTGAGGAGAAGTTTGCAGGCAAGAAAATGCCACTTCCACAAGCAGAGCAATCTCTTCATTCTCCACCATTGACGGCAATGGAGGGCGCTGGTCCAACATATCCATTTCAAGCCTATGATGCTGTCCCAGGGAAGCAAGGGATTGCAGCTCACTAGGGTATCTCCCCATCATAATCTCCAGTAGGACGACACCAAAGCTGTAAACATCACATTTTGCCGTCACCACTGATGTGTACGAAAGCTCTGCATCAAAAGAAAGCACCAGAATAAAATTCAGAATCTATTGCGAGAAGAGTTACAATATATTTCGTgtgtagaagaaaaaaaattgaccaCATACCTGGGGCAATATAACCATATGTCCCTGCTAGTTCGCTCCAATTTGATGAATCAGGTTTTATAATTCTTGCAGTACCAAAATCTGAAACATAAGCCTTGAAAGTTGTGTCTAGCAACACGTTATTACTTGTAATATCACGGTGGATTATTGGCGGGTCGCATTCATGGTGTAAATAGTACATAGCTTGTGCCACATCTCTTGCAATAGTTGCCCGCTTCTGCCAGTCTAGCTCCTTTGCTGACTCCTCATTTTCCAAGATAGCATGAAGGCTCCCTCTATCAATGTAATCATATACTAGGAATTTGTATCTCGGATGGGAGCAAAACCCATACAGTTTGACAATGCTTCGGTGCCGGATCCTTGTCAACACTTCGATTTCACTATTGAATCTCTTttcatcactcatcagttcctcaATCTGATGAAGTTTCTTCACTGCAACCGATCTCCCACCTTGAAGATGAGCTTTGTAAACAGTACCATACCCTCCTGAGCCAATGATATACCTCTCATTGAAATATTCTGTTGCCCTCATGATATCCTCAAATGCTAGTTGTCCGTCGAAATTCCACACTGAGAACACATCTATTCTGTTTGCAGATATAATATTTTGCGgtcgttttcttttctgaatAATTGTAACTAGACCAAAAATTGCGAGAATAATAACTAAGCACACAGGAATTGAAATGACTAACAACAATCTGTGAATTCTTTCTTTATGGTGTTCGATTATTGGAGTTGAAGGGCAAGTTGGCAGACCTGAGAGGTTACCACAGAGACCTTTGTTGTGGAAGAACCATCCTGTTGAGGCATTGAGGAATAGTTGCCCCGCTGGAAGGGGCCCTTCCAAGTTGTTGTATGACACATCAAGTGTAGATAGACTAACCATGCTAGCGATGGAGGATGGAATGCTTCCACTAAATTGATTGTGGGAGAGGTTCAAGAACTCCAACATCACTAAGTTCCCAAGTTGCGCAGGTAGCCCGCCTGTGAGGTTATTCTCACTGACATCCAACACAATCTGCAAGTTCCTTAGATTACCAATGGTCATTGGCAAATTTCCACTCAAGCTGTTGTGTTTAATATTCAAGGATCGTAGCTTACTGCAGCTTCCGAGCTCTTGTGGTATCAACCCACTCAACTTATTTACAGACATATCAAGGTACTGTAAATTGCTCATCTGACCAAATTCAATGGGTATCTGACCTGTGAATTGGTTTTGTGATAAATTGAGCCGATACAGGTTGGACAAATTGCTCAATTCTGGTGGTATGTTGCCACTCAGGTTATTGGAGTGGAGTAAAAGTATCTCCAAATTTACTAGGTTGGATAACTCAGATGGCAAGCTTCCAGTTATCATGTTTTCTGAAGCGACAAACACGGTTAGATTGACACTTGAAGCCCAGGATTTGGACAAATGGCCACGAAGGTTGTTTGCCTGAAAGTTTGCTCTAACAAGCTCTGGGTATGGGCCAAAATTGGATATATCCCCTGTTATCTGGTTATAAGCCAGGGAAACTTTCTTGAGGCTCTTGCACTTTTTCAGACTTTCAGGAATAGGGCCGGTGAACATGTTTTTAGCAACACTGAACTCTTGGAGATTTCCCCCTTTGCAAACATCAGAGGGCAATTCCCCTGAGAGAGAGTTGTTTAAAAGGCTGAGCTGAACTAAGTACGTCAGTTTCGCGAATTCTGGAGGCAAAGGACCTGACAGCATGTTACTGAAGAGTGATAGCACTCTCAGTCCAGTGAGGTTCGTCAAAGATGCAGGAATTGACCCTGAAATCTTGTTTACAGATAGAAACAAAGTGTCAAGATTCACCAAAGCGTCAATCTCATTTGCGATGGAACCCACAAGCTGGTTTTCGGAGAGGTCGAGGTAATTGAGACTAGTAAGGTTCCACAAGCTAGGTGGAATGGGGCCTGTTAGCTGGTTGTTAGCAAGCTCAAGATCAAGCACATTACTGAGGTTCCCTAGAGCAGATGGTATGAAACCCGATAGCTGGTTGCTGTAAGTGTGCAGGACGGTCAATTTGGCCAAGTTGCCAAGGCTTTCAGGAATCTGACCGCTTAACAAGTTGGTACTAAGTGCAAGATTCGTCAGTGTCTTAAGTTTACCTAGAGGAGGTGGTATGGACCCTGATAGCTGGTTGTTGTAGAGTTGCAGGATGCTTATTTTGGTCAAGTTGCCTAGGCTTTCAGGTATTTCACCGCTTAACATGGTGTAACTTAGCTCCAAATAGTCTAGATTAGTGAGCTTTCCAAGCTCCTCCGGGATCGGCCCTGTAACCATATTTTGGTGGATGACAAGTTGAACCAGCATTGTCATGTTCCCAAAGGATGCAGGTATACGGCCTGtaatgttgtttaaagagagtcGCAACTGCCTAAGGCGTCCCATGTTGCCAATCTCGGATGGTATCTGCCCATGGAGCAGGTTGCCAGTAAGATCGAGGAAGGAGAGCATGGGCAGGGAGGCGATGGCCGGTGGGATTTCTCCACGAAAGCTGTTGTACTTGAGGTCGATATATGAGAGGAACGGGAGTGCCGAGAAATTGAGCTCACCAAGTTGTCCATCGATGCCGGCGTTTGGCAGGGAGATGTTAGTCACCACCAGGGGTGAGTTGCGGCCACGGTGCACCAAACCGCAGGTGATGCCTGTCCAGTTGCTGCACGGGCTAGTTCCCTGTATCCATGAGTCCAGCGCCGGCGAGCTTTGCAGGCTGGACTTCCACTGGATGAGGGCAGCTCCTTGCTGGGACCTTAGATGAGCACCTCCATGGGACCTTACAGCATCGGTGTGCAAGAAAAGAAGGCACGACTGGGATAAGAAAAGAAGTAGATCAAACAACACCGtggtcatctttttttttttttggtgtgcgtgtgtgagagagatagagagagaggtaGAAGGCTAGGGATGGTCTTTGGTGTTGGGGAGCTTATTTCGCTTGAACAGCTTGTCCGGACAGCGGGATGCCGGGGTGTATTTGTAGTGTCTGTCAACCAACTGATCGTTCGTAGAGCACTGTGCATAGTCAGTTGTGGGGGAAAAAGTAGTGTTGGACAGTGGGATCTAGACTGCCGAGTCCAGCCAGCTCTTGCAAGCcttaaggccttgtttagttggggaatttgggaggtgccaaattactgttacagcactgtagcacactgtagcgtttcgtttgtatttgtgaattattgtccaaatattgactaattaggctcaaaagattcgtctcgcaaagtacaacaaaactgtgcaattagtttttaatttcatctacatttagtactccatgcatgtaccgcaagtttgatgtgatggggaatcttctttttgcatagtgtcaaagttgggagttgggagtaactaaacagggcctaaattCGGTCAGGTCGATCGGTCTTCTCCCTGACAGCAACACGCAACAAGTCTAGATGCACGGATATTTGATACCTCCgtgataccaggtgctaaacttttagtagtgtcacatcgaatattcggatgctaataaggagaactaaacatgagctaattataaaactaattgcagaatccctatgctaattcacgagacgaatctattaagcctaattaatccatcattagcaaatggttattgtagcaccacattatcaaatcatgaactaattatgcttaatagattcgtctcgcgaattagactccatttgtgcaattagttttgtaattagcctatatttaatactcctaattagtatcaaatatccgatgtgacaggtgctaaattttagcggaTACTATCCAAACAACCCCGTACTACGAGAACAGAAGGAAGGACTTCAACTAAGAGAAGCTCAAGTCTTCCCCACTCAGCAACCGAGTGAACTTGCAAGGCCGGCACTCCTCCATTTATCGTGCTTATCGGGGTCACGGGGCGTGCTTGACTTCAGACTGTTGAGCTTTTCAAGTGGAGTGCTTGCCGGGGTGTGCTTGACCTAGACTTGGATTTTTCATGTGGATCCAAATATCTTATGTTCCTGATAGAGTTTGGAATGCACgcttttcatatatttttttggaCGCCTGCATGTGTTTTCGAAAACAAAAGGTAGCCTAGTTTtaattttcaagacaaatccACTCATATTATGACCTAATTTTAAGAAGACATCGATAGGCAAAATTTAAACGATTAACTGCACTATAGTAGTTTTTTGAAATGCTGGACGGAATTGAACGCATAAGCACAGCACTTGAAGCTACCAAACAAATCATAGAAAGGGACTGGAGTGCCTTATACGTTGCAGGGACATCTTGGAGGTTAATCATGGTACGGTGGTGACCGCTGACAGTCAACACAGGTTGCAATCCCCTCGGTTCACACCCTTCTTTAACAAttgcattggagcaatagatggtacTCATATTCCAGTTGTAGTGCCAACAAGGTAGTTACAACATACGGGAGGCATGGATATACGAGTCAGAATGTCATGGCCATATGTGACTTTGACATGAGGTTCACTTTTGTGGTGGTGAGTTGGCCTGGTCAGTTCATGACATGAGGGTGTTCAAAGATGCCATTGACAAGTTTGGAGATAAGTTTTCGCATCCACCTGAAGGTAATGACTACTTTTATGCATTGCCTCATTATTAGAACACTTGCCATGTGACttactgttgacgccggatttcgtcactagtagaatcggcgccaagaagagggggaatcggagaagcacaattgggaatcggccaaatggtgctacagtgtgagatcggccggtgacttttgtctcgctttggGTCGAATGCACCagggtcccaatcggtaatcttttgccgataaggaatcggccgattaggaggaagggctaattgggcctgtatgggcttggaaagggatagaaggataaggtggaaatcagcccacaaagcgtggagtaaccaacctagcacgaattgtgcttgtagatattcgttttctgtttgaattagggatagaattctagtcggttaagaagttatctgtacggggctataaatagctacctttgtaaatctgtaatcatcaaccaatcaatacaacaagctactttttcttcgtacttactttcgagcaggcgacttcgccattacttttctcttctcacgagttcgtgcggattggcagggttgcatcatcttgatctccggccgattctgtaagttccgtttatcgagtaacatctaagctttaacttcgggcgtatcgctgtcgtttcgtttagatttattcactagttatcgataatttgctagattcataggttttacctgtttttctagtctttatcaccaattatctagctaggaatcggtagtctcggctctttccatattttgctattaaattcatctattgccgattagatctgttcctagtgttgttatcatagctttgtatcaaTTACTTTAGTCATTCTCTATCTACAAAGCTGCAGaaatcaggctgtcttatagccgatttcattactacagtaaatcggccgattcgctgataaactctctcgagatcggaaacttagccgatcacGATTTCCGGACCTGatacgtgttcttccttgccaatcaacaggtcagattggctggcacgccgcgtgaactgcaccagggcattcacccgaacaggagctaagcagattctcccgggtcgtgtgtcggtcgctggggattcggttgatcGATTTCtggcaccaacacacttttggcacgcccagtgggaccaatacaaccgccatcatgtcgaaagctgctgaagtctccgaagataacgtcatcgaggtgacggaggcagatctgaaggacgaccagaaggaagagctggaCAAGTATACGGCACaattccggaaagcttgcctgaagtctttcagtcgctccagaagcggggagaccatcaaaaagactccattccctgctccccgccagatcacgatttctgaggattcggataaaatgtccgatatgattcaacagtctattcatcacgccttcattgaccagtccccggtactttccaacatggtgcacaacgctgttgtcaactccttcgttggcgggatacctcaagggtacaggggaccgacatattttcagccaattccaccaaatcagacttatccgaattcggcttcatagccgattcaattttctgtcgggagtTCACGCGcttctgcatcatcaactcctttgggatatggctccatccagctgtcccctgcaccattccctccagtcagcccatcaccctggggggcaccttcagccacggccggtctgaatcaatcggccagtcaaggaaaccctccgttccaggcatccttccaggcggccattcggccgaccataccaccataccagcctgtcgctccggaggtcaacaagacagcagagctcatgctatatgatgaaacgaatggttcattcaaacagccgacctttactacacAACCAGCTTTCACTCATATACCACCTCTCAATCAGCCTCCATTTATCCAGCCTCCGACTTACCAGCATGTGCCGATGCCTCAGCCAAtaattcaccagcaacagctagattggtcggcacgtattgcggaggtaatgcaagaacaattcggcttgaagccgaaaatgcaaacttatacctacagaacaccatacccgtctacatatgacttattgccgttcccccatcggtataaggttcctgatttcactaaattttcggggatggatgatacttcgaccgtagagcatgtgaatagattcatcatccaatgcggcgaagcagctacgcaagacgccctacgggtacggttgttctcgtcatctctgtctggttcggcctttcaatggttcacgacattaccgccaaactcgattattacatgggccgatttagagaGACaatttcacaaatacttctacgctggggtgcatgagatgaagctgtccgatttgactagcctcaggcaaaggagtgatgaaCCGATATCttcgtacatacagaggtttcgggaaatcagaaacaagtgctactccctggctctgaccgatgcgcagttggctgatatagcttttcaaggccttttGCCCCACATAAAAGAAAGAtacgcttcacaagagttcgaaagtctgagccagattgttcaccgactATCTGGGCAAGAGGTGcgtcctttcgatccacggagaaatttccagaagaaagtggcgttcctggaagagttagaggatgaggaggatgttgaagtcggacttgcggagtggatcaagggaaagaagccgatatcatgcccattcggcaagaaggatccggaagtgttcggttttgacacaaccaaagccgataaaatcttcgaccttctcctccaggaagggcagattaaactctcgccgtaccatacaataccttctgccgaacaattaaaaaagatgaagtattgcaagtggcacaatgccacatcacatgataccaacgagtgcaagatcttcaggcaacagatacagtcggccattgagcaaggcagacttaaatttgaagtgccggcaaaatcggccaagccaatgaagattgaccaacacccctttcctaccaacatggttgatacggggaagaattcactccaaacaaaagtgctgacgtccgaatcggccaaaaagagtggcgctgtcgatcccagaaatcaagctacgcctgaagatgtcaaggggaagcgacggatagaggacgacgatggtgagtcagaaggtccacgcattacttcccagttcctgctccagaagtaccaacgtcagcatgaacgctcaaggtcccgagaagaagcaatgcgtcggcacgaggagcactggagatgcccgttcttcattcattgttgggaaaataacctcaggctaccttcggccgatacttgcccagaatgcaacggtccttaTAGTGGCAATCgaccgttcaacaggtctcgttccagagacggaaggccagaaccgatcagcaggaattggcgcaaccaagataaccagcgccctcccgtgcgtgatcggctggggggcagaagtgaccgatatgatcggtcggaagatagacgccatgataggcagggggcaagactgatcgacatgaccagtcagacaacaaagccagcgttcacagccggcttgAAGAGACGGCGGACGCTCGGGTGAcggatgaaaacccgttaggacgcgaaccggagtgggaacgcgccaggtcagagggaagaccaataaaccccaggtggtgccccgacggattgaccaagtctcaaaaacgaagaatccaacgtctccgccaatgggaacagcaagaagaggaacaacagagcacggcagataagaaggaagggaggcctcaggtgtggcgccccaaaagaaacgataaaagggacgatgaatcggcgggtgacgaatcggcagccgagatcggcatggttttcatactgccgatggagttcatgactcccgccgatcaacaggacgtatcggcgatagaagaacaaacagcgcggttggctttggagccaatgatggccacgttcgagaagcccgaagatgacgaacgacaacatatgaaggcgttgttccttaaagggcatgttgacggccgccccctcactagattaatggtagacggaggagctgcagtcaacatcatgccgtacgccgtactccggaaactTGGGAAAAgtgacgacgacttgaccaagacagacatgatgctcaaagacttcgagggcaaggtgtcaaacgctcgcggtgctctctgcgtcgacctcaccattggcagtaagacccttcctaccaccttcttcattattaatggcaagggatcctacaatatgctacttggccgagactggatacacgcaaactgctgcatcccgtcaactatgcatcagtgcctcgtacaatgggtcggcgataacatcgaagtggtcaaagccgactccgcgtacagcattgcagcagccgacacgcagcagtggagctgcgaaaccgtcaggtgcatatcaggtagggtatgggagaccgatttcctgaagatcaccgattttggcctacagcc
This window encodes:
- the LOC111257285 gene encoding MDIS1-interacting receptor like kinase 2-like, with the protein product MTTVLFDLLLFLSQSCLLFLHTDAVRSHGGAHLRSQQGAALIQWKSSLQSSPALDSWIQGTSPCSNWTGITCGLVHRGRNSPLVVTNISLPNAGIDGQLGELNFSALPFLSYIDLKYNSFRGEIPPAIASLPMLSFLDLTGNLLHGQIPSEIGNMGRLRQLRLSLNNITGRIPASFGNMTMLVQLVIHQNMVTGPIPEELGKLTNLDYLELSYTMLSGEIPESLGNLTKISILQLYNNQLSGSIPPPLGKLKTLTNLALSTNLLSGQIPESLGNLAKLTVLHTYSNQLSGFIPSALGNLSNVLDLELANNQLTGPIPPSLWNLTSLNYLDLSENQLVGSIANEIDALVNLDTLFLSVNKISGSIPASLTNLTGLRVLSLFSNMLSGPLPPEFAKLTYLVQLSLLNNSLSGELPSDVCKGGNLQEFSVAKNMFTGPIPESLKKCKSLKKVSLAYNQITGDISNFGPYPELVRANFQANNLRGHLSKSWASSVNLTVFVASENMITGSLPSELSNLVNLEILLLHSNNLSGNIPPELSNLSNLYRLNLSQNQFTGQIPIEFGQMSNLQYLDMSVNKLSGLIPQELGSCSKLRSLNIKHNSLSGNLPMTIGNLRNLQIVLDVSENNLTGGLPAQLGNLVMLEFLNLSHNQFSGSIPSSIASMVSLSTLDVSYNNLEGPLPAGQLFLNASTGWFFHNKGLCGNLSGLPTCPSTPIIEHHKERIHRLLLVISIPVCLVIILAIFGLVTIIQKRKRPQNIISANRIDVFSVWNFDGQLAFEDIMRATEYFNERYIIGSGGYGTVYKAHLQGGRSVAVKKLHQIEELMSDEKRFNSEIEVLTRIRHRSIVKLYGFCSHPRYKFLVYDYIDRGSLHAILENEESAKELDWQKRATIARDVAQAMYYLHHECDPPIIHRDITSNNVLLDTTFKAYVSDFGTARIIKPDSSNWSELAGTYGYIAPELSYTSVVTAKCDVYSFGVVLLEIMMGRYPSELQSLASLGQHHRLEMDMLDQRPPLPSMVENEEIALLVEVAFSCLQTSPQSRPSMQDVYQKLVWRVPSSLASPSHASTFKEIVGEEM